The stretch of DNA TCCAGATAATATTGAGGTTCTTGCATTCGAGtccttgttttatttatttatttaatatgaaattaatgacttctgaaaaaactttttttaaatatagagtttcaACCCTATGTCCGATCCCTCTGATGATTGGGGAAGCAAATTTGATGCAAGTCCAGAACTGGAAAATAGAGGAGTTAGTTTGGACACTGATGAAAGTTACATGTCACCTGGTCAAATGGAGTCTAATAAGGAACAGAAAGATTTACCCTTTCCATGTGTGCCATCTCTATCAGAAGAAGACGATGAGCTCACAGAGTCAAAAATTAAAGCTTTTTTGGATGAGAAGGTATTGGTTTTAGTTGGAATCAAGTTATGTGCTAAACTTTTCATCAATATTTTTGTCTACTAACTGCTGTttcatgatgatgatgagtGATGACTGTCCATTTATGACAGGCTCTTGAACTGAAAAAACTGCAGACTCCTTTATATGAAGAGTTTTTCAACAGTTTAAATGCATCCTGTTCTCCTAATGTGATTGATAGCACAAGTGATGATACCCCCGGTCGAAAATACTTGAAATTACCTCCTAAAAGCAAGTCACCAAGTCGAATACCAATTAGTTCTCCATCTAAAGCAGTTGATAGTGCTGGAAGTCCTGGAAGTAATGGCAGGTCCTCATCAACGGTTGGCAATGTAAATAATCATGGTTCGCAGGATATTCCAGTATCTCCCCTTAATGAACGGAAAGGAATGATAGCCGACTCCCAACAGGAGCCCTTTAGCCCAAGGTTTTATTTGTGTTAATTCTTTTCCATGCTTTGCttttcataacatcaattattttCAGAAATATAGTTATTTAACGACTATATATGTTTCACTTGCAGTTTAAGCTTTTCTGAGAGACAGAGGAAGTGGAAAGAAGAGCTAGATCAGGAGCTTGAGAGAAAACGAGGTTAGACGGTTTgctaactttttattttttcatctttgGAGTTAGCGCTAAAGTAATACTTGTACAATGTTAAATTCATCAACTCTCTATTGAATTAAAAAGTTACTATTATATAGAAtatatctatatttaattttaagtttaatgTTAGTATAACGTTATTTAATATATCaatgtaataattattattcaacTATTGTATCAACAAAAACCATACTTTATATAAAGTAACTAATGACATGTCAGTGTCTATAAGTATTACAGCTGTAAAAATCCTTCAAGTGAACAAAATGAGcatgtaaatatattatttttatttatgcgTGTCTGGGACAATGTTGCAGAAATGATGCGCCAAGCTGGTATGGGGGGAAAGACATCTTCACCAAAGGATCGAGCTTTACATCGACAGAGAGAGCGAACAAGATTTGCTTCTCCCGGCAAATAACTGTGTTTGTTAGAGCGTTCATCCTGTCTTCGTGAACGTCGGATTGCAAACACGTGTTGCTGCAGTTTTGTTGGGGTTGTCAATGTTATATAATATATCTGATTTGTCCGTTTTGTCATTTGACATATCTCACATGCTTAGCTTGGCCGTGCTGTTGTGTTATGTAAAGCTTTTTACACAGGTGTTGCTTGAAATTTTTTACTTTCCTTTGGGGTTGAGATAGATGCTCGTCTCAAGTTTATATGCCCTTTGTAttatgaaaatagaaataatCAGAACTGTGTGGGGGCAAGTTTCCTTATTGAGATGTTCCACTTCCCTCTGTTTCCAATGATAATTgcagtttgattttttatttctccTGCAGCACGGAATTGATCTCCCGATATGAAACTTGTGTATTTagattagattttaattttgtaaaaagtaGTTTATGGTTGAAAGTTTTGGAAAATTCCTTATAAACCATGCAGATTTTACTCTTCTTTGGTCGCGATGACCCATGCCTCTAAAGTTGCTTCTGAATCCATTATTCCCAAAGATTAAAGTAAGAGTTATTTCACATGTACAACTTGTGCAAATTAACTTGTTAATTAAGTAATCATAGATTCATAATAATTTTACGTAGATGTAtttaaattttcagttactTAAAAGAAGTATAGAATTAAGTATAAATAACATATACAAAATTgaccaaattattattttagactTAGTCACTTTAAGGCATTAACTAGTCAAtcttttagttttggaaaattCCTTATAAACCATGCAGATTTTACTCTTCTTTGGTCGCGATGACCCATGCCTCTAAAGTTGCTTCTGAATCCATTATTCCCAAAGATTAAAGTAAGAGTTATTTCACATGTACAACTTGTGCAAATTAACTTGTTAATTAAGTAATCATAGATTCATAATAATTTTACGTAGATGTAtttaaattttcagttactTAAAAGAAGTATAGAATTAAGTATAAATAACATATACAAAATTgaccaaattattattttagactTAGTCACTTTAAGGCATTAACTAGTCAAtcttttagttttggaaaattCCTTATAAACCATGCAGATTTTACTCTTCTTTGGTCGCGATGACCCATGCCTCTAAAGTTGCTTCTGAATCCATTATTCCCAAAGATTAAAGTAAGAGTTATTTCACATGTACAACTTGTGCAAATTAACTTGTTAATTAAGTAATCATAGATTCATAATAATTTTACgtagatatatttaaattttcagttactTAAAAGAAGTATAGAATTAAGTATAAATAACATATACAAAATTGGCCAAACTATTATTTTAGACTTAGTCACTTTAAGGCATTAACTAgtcaatcttttatttttaatttttcttaggTCCTATTTATGCTACCTCCTTTGTCTAGTCATGTTTTAATTGTCATATGCTAATAATGATTGCCCTAGTAATGGAAGGACTGTGTTGATATGTTGACGTTAATGAAATAAGAGGCAAGAAAAAAACaggaattaaattttttgttgccTGGAAATGAGTTGTATTTCATTGAAAATTACTTGAAGTCTTGAACTATATCAAGTGGGCATACCATATATTGGTTTGGATTTAAGGATAGCTCTCCAATCATTAATGATGTCTTCAAATTCAGCCTCTTCAATATAGAAtcaataaaacttaaaataaaagacattaTTGTACTTTGTTTCTAAGTTCAGTACTTTTCCAgtcaaaacaaaagaaaattcaGTCACAACACAAATGGTCTTTCTTTTGTGTTtgctaataaaatatattgatttggTCAAAGCCTGGATTGACATGAAATTCCCTTAaaccaaaaaacaaaataatatttattatgtatacACAGTATAGAATTGCTTGTGAAATAAAtacaacaaaattgaaaatatatcaCAATATGTTGTTAAATCTTGGACCAGGAAATTGCATTGTGGTTGCTGCTGGTCGCTGTTTTAATCCACTAACTAAGCCATCAATTTTCGCTACATTTTTGTTGCTCTTCAATGGTAAAACTAGTCTTGTTATCAGCCTCGAAGGGGAGAACGATCGGCGAAATTTAGACGCAGCTGATCTCTTTGGAGAACTCTTGCTCAAACACACTATTCCATCACTTTTCTTGCTCTTTGTTGATGCAGCAGCCAATCTAGAAGGAGACAATGGTCGACTCGATTTCAATGCAGCACCACATCTCTTTGGAGAGCTCAATCTTATTGGTGTGCCTTTTATCTTGCCTTGAAATTTGGAGGATGAAGGTGGAGGTGATTTTATCAGATACCTATGAGGTGATTTGATCCGGAACTTGTGCGATGATGTTGTTGTTACTCTATTTGGTGATTTGATCAGAATCTTGTGTGGTGATGTTGTTACTCTATTTCTTGATATGATAGGTGATCTTGTCTCACAAAAATGTTGCTGATGTGAAGAAGAAGTAGTTGAAGAGAACAAAGGGTCGGGGAATAGTACTGTCTTATCAACCCATTGCCTATTCCTAGGAGAAACCCTATTTgctaaataattgttattctcTTTCTCTTTACCTAAGTCTCTTACTTTTTTTGGAGGAGAGACCTTGAAGTTGATTCTGGAGCGTGCTCGTTGAGGTGGTAATGGTGAGGAATCAGATTGTTGTTTATTTTGCTTCTCTTTCCTTCTTTTAGCTCTGAGTTCTGTGTTTTCAGGGTCTGCTTTCGGGTTTGAATGTTGGGATAATGGAGTTTTTGGGTCCTCGGTGGCGAATTTTGTACAGACTGAAGAAACTATTTCTCTTGCAAATTGACTTGCTTGTAAAATTTCTACAATAGTTTCTCCTACAAGCATTGCAGGCAATGACATTTGCCTCCACTCACCTGCAACAAAGTTACGAGCATCTACagcggtgaactcaatatgagttctttagatggggtccactgtgccacatcatcttgaagcaatttactcattttctactccaacggtgaactcaacatgattcaagttctaccatgccacatcaccctaaatcaactcattcatttttatggtttaacttttaaaaaatcatattatattccattactttaatttatacattaatatttaattttattataacttaaaatattaatttaaatgaaaaaataaataaaaaagtacgttaataaaaactttaataaacttttgtaacaaaaattgtgaagaaaaagtatgagtaacaaattgtttctattaatgagctaacaatcgtcgtaattaaaggagaaaaaaaaggctaacggtggtatattaactaaaaaaaagctaatgattacaaaattattattatttaataaattaaaaagaggttaacggctataaattaataaaaaatgataaatttattattattaataaattaataaaaggtatcggttataattatattattattaaattgtgaaagtggatagaaaaaaaaacaaaaaaaaaggtaactgctatgaagcaccgttccttcctgacagtaccgtgatgacagcttggcacaactccaacggtgaacccacaaaaaacaggaagttaagtaattacacgctggcggacgaactcattttcactcccgttgtagatgctcttagAAGAAAACATGAATGAATTGGGGGGGGTTTAAAAACCGTTCGGCACCACAATCTTGATTGCGAGATCAAGGTTTTTTATGTTTCTGCGAACACAATGCAATTGCAATTTAGACAGCATCAAATACTATTCTCCGCAATATCAAGATCGAGACCACGATTTAAAGCAGTAGAATTGA from Cicer arietinum cultivar CDC Frontier isolate Library 1 chromosome 3, Cicar.CDCFrontier_v2.0, whole genome shotgun sequence encodes:
- the LOC101504043 gene encoding microtubule-binding protein TANGLED-like, translated to MKVSTFLSLSSHFGSETNTTTFEFETEKHNKFTCKSNMVARTSPTQNNMLAFFNPVIIRETLNKVDKCMVRLQELQFTVTGGTKLVSGVNLSPRSTRSYLRTSLRCKQESVRIKNSAQKTSPLGKFPKPANLGGEWRQMSLPAMLVGETIVEILQASQFAREIVSSVCTKFATEDPKTPLSQHSNPKADPENTELRAKRRKEKQNKQQSDSSPLPPQRARSRINFKVSPPKKVRDLGKEKENNNYLANRVSPRNRQWVDKTVLFPDPLFSSTTSSSHQQHFCETRSPIISRNRVTTSPHKILIKSPNRVTTTSSHKFRIKSPHRYLIKSPPPSSSKFQGKIKGTPIRLSSPKRCGAALKSSRPLSPSRLAAASTKSKKSDGIVCLSKSSPKRSAASKFRRSFSPSRLITRLVLPLKSNKNVAKIDGLVSGLKQRPAATTMQFPGPRFNNIL